GTGCCGGCCGCGATGTTGTCGACGGAGAAGTACGGGTTCGTCTTGCGCAGCCCCTCGGCCTGCGTGCCGGTGAGCGGCACCAGCTCGATGCCCGTGCCGCCCGAGGCCAGCTCGGCGATGGCGCCGGCGGGCGCTCCGCCGACGAAGAAGAAGGCGTCCAGCGCGCCGTCCTTCAGCTTGTCGCCCGCCTGGTTGGGCTTGATGTATTCCGGCTTGATGTCCGATTCCTTGACGCCGTATGCGGCCAGCACCATGCGGGCGTTGATCAGCGTGCCGGAACCCGGCTCGTCGAGCGCCACGCGCTTGCCCTTGAGGTCGGCCACGGTCTTGATGCCCGAGCCCTTCTTGGTGACCAGGTGGATGCTCTCGGGGTACAGGTTGGCGATCATGCGCAGGTCGGCGATCTTGGGCTTGCCCTCGAAGGCGCCGGTGCCGGTATAGGCCCAGGTGGCCACGTCCGACTGCGAGAAGCCCGACTCCATCGCGCCGCCGGCGATCGCGTTCACGTTGGCCAGCGAGCCGTTGGTGGCCTGGGCGGTCACCACGATCTTGCCGGGCTGGCTCACGTTGTTGGCGATCATGCCGCCCACCGGGTAGTACGTGCCCGCGGTGCCGCCGGTGCCGATGCGGAAGAACTGCTGCGCCTGCGCAGTGCCGGCGAAGGCGAGGGTGGCCGCGACAACGGCGGCCCAGTGCTTGAGGTTCATGGATGGAGCTCCTGTGGGAAGGCGGCAGTAGAGCATGCAGGCAGGAACCGGGGAATAGTGAAAGCCCGAGCACTCGACACGAGCACCGGCGGAAATGGGGCGCCGGTGCGTGCCCTCACCCCAACCCTCTCCCGGAGGGAGAGGGAGCAACACGCTAGCCGTCGTCGTCGATCGACGCGCTCCAGCGGTCGCCCCAGCCCTTTTGCGCCTCGTCCAGCTCGCGCCTTCCGCGCTTGGTGGGCCGGCCATGCTCGATCGACAGGGCCGGTTCGCGCGCGAAGCGCCGCTGCTGCGCCGCCTCCTCGCGCGCCTTCAGGCTCTCGGGCGTTTCCTCATAGAGCTGCTGCGCGACCGGCGCCGGGCCGCGCAGGTTGGAGAGCCCCTTGACCACCACCGTGCGCGTCACCGACTCGCGCCGCACCGAAACCGTGTCGCCCACCTTCACCTCTCGTGCGGCCTTGGCTTCCTGGCCGTTGATCTCGACGCGGCCCTTGCCGATCTCTTCCGCCGCCAGCGTGCGCGTCTTGTAGAAGCGCGCGCTCCACAGCCACTTGTCAATGCGCAGTCGTTCCATCTGCCTCCATTGTGGCCAGCGGCCCCACCATTGTCTCCAGCGGCAGCCGCACCGTGGCGTCCAGTCCCTGGGTTTGCCCCTGCATCAGCCGGTTCTCCAGTTCGATCGAACCGTCGAGCGCACGCACGATCTCCGCACAGATGACC
The sequence above is a segment of the Ramlibacter henchirensis genome. Coding sequences within it:
- a CDS encoding TAXI family TRAP transporter solute-binding subunit, which produces MNLKHWAAVVAATLAFAGTAQAQQFFRIGTGGTAGTYYPVGGMIANNVSQPGKIVVTAQATNGSLANVNAIAGGAMESGFSQSDVATWAYTGTGAFEGKPKIADLRMIANLYPESIHLVTKKGSGIKTVADLKGKRVALDEPGSGTLINARMVLAAYGVKESDIKPEYIKPNQAGDKLKDGALDAFFFVGGAPAGAIAELASGGTGIELVPLTGTQAEGLRKTNPYFSVDNIAAGTYKDVPAVQTLAVGAQWVTSAKVDTETVYQITKALFSETTQKALQAGHAKGKFITKENAVQGVGIPFHPGAEKFYKEAGLLK
- a CDS encoding RNA-binding S4 domain-containing protein, with translation MERLRIDKWLWSARFYKTRTLAAEEIGKGRVEINGQEAKAAREVKVGDTVSVRRESVTRTVVVKGLSNLRGPAPVAQQLYEETPESLKAREEAAQQRRFAREPALSIEHGRPTKRGRRELDEAQKGWGDRWSASIDDDG